A window of Streptomyces sp. NBC_01224 genomic DNA:
ACGCAGGACTACTACAGCACTCCGGAGGCCTACCCGCCGCCGCAGCCCCCGGGCCGCCGCGAGGCCGTTGCCGAGCAGGCCCCCACGAAGAGTCCCGACTGGGACCCGGAGGTCCAGCCGGAGGAGACCCACCCCTTCTTCACGGGCGCCGACGACCGCGACGACAACGACGGCGAGTACGACGACGACCCGCGCGAGTCACGCCGTGGCGGTCGTGGCGGCAATGAGCGCCGGGGCAAGGGCAAGAAGAAGAGCCGCAGCGGCGTCGCCTGCCTGGTCGTCTCGGTGGTCCTGGTCGGCGGCCTCGGCGGATTGGGCTACGTCGGTTACTCGTACTGGCAGGACAAATTCGGCGCGGCGCCCGACTACACCGGAACGGGCACCGGCGAGGTCGAGGTCGAGATCGAAAAGGGCGCCTTCGGCTCCGACATCGGCAACATCCTGAAGCAGAAGGGCGTCGTCAAGAGCGTCGACGCGTTTGTCGCCGCGCAGAACGAGAACCCCAAGGGCAAGTCGATCCAGGCAGGCGTCTATCTCCTCCACGAGAAGATGTCCGCGGCCGAGGCCGTGAAGATGATGGTCGACCCGAAGAGCCAGAATCTTTTGGTGATTCCCGAGGGTTACCGCAATGTCACCATCTACGGGATGGTCGACAAGAAACTTGGCCTCAAGAAGGGAACGACCAAGGGAATTGCCACGTCCAAGGCGTCCGGCCTGGGTTTGCCCGACTGGGCGAGCACCAACAAGGACATCAAGGACCCGCTGGAAGGATTCCTTTACCCGGCCGCCTATCCGGTCACCAAGGAAACCAAGCCGGAGACGATTCTGAAGAAGATGGTCTCCCGTGCCAACGAGGAGTACGACAAGCTCGACCTCGAGGGAACGGCCAAGAAGTACAAGCTGGACGGCCCATGGCAGGTTCTCACTGTCGCCAGCCTGGTCCAGGCGGAGGGCCTCACGCACGACGACTTCCGCAAGATGGCTGAAGTCGCGTACAACCGCTTGAAGCCGACCAACACGGTCACGAACCGTAAGCTTCAATTCGACTCCGCATTCAATTACCTCAAGAACCAGAGTAAGATCAAGATCGGGTCGAGTGAGATCCTGAGTAACCCGGACCCTTATAACACCTATTACCACGAGGGTCTTCCGCCGGGTCCGATCAGTAATCCGGGTGACGAAGCCCTGCGAGCCACGCTCAATCCCACTGGTGACGGGTGGATGTTCTTCATCTCGCTCGACGGCAAGAAGACCGAGTTCACCAAGACGGCCGTCGAGCACGAGAAGCTCAACAAGAAGTTCAGGAAACAGCATGGCCTCGACTGACGGGCGCCGCCGGGCAGCCGTCCTCGGCTCGCCCATCGCCCACTCGCTCTCCCCGGTCCTGCACCGGGCCGCGTACGCCGAACTCGGCCTCTCCCACTGGTCGTACGACCGCTTCGAAGTGGACGAGGCGGGGCTGCCCGGCTTCATCGAGGAGCTCGACGCCTCGTGGGCCGGACTGTCGCTGACCATGCCGCTCAAGCGCGCGATCATCCCGCTGCTGGACTCCATCAGCGAGACCGCGTCCTCGGTGGAGGCGGTCAACACGGTCGTCTTCACGGATGACGGCCGAAGGACCGGCGACAACACCGATATCCCCGGCATGATCGCCGCGCTGCGCGAACGCGGCGTGGAGAAGACCGACTCCGCCGCCGTGCTCGGCGCCGGAGCGACCGCTTCCTCGGCGCTCGCCTCGCTGTCCGAGATCTGTACGGGCCCGGTCACCGCATACGTCCGCAGCCGGGAACGGGGCCAGGAGATGCGCGGCTGGGGCGAACGCCTCGGCGTCGACGTCCGGATCTCCGACTGGGCTGAGGCCGAGCAGGCGCTGCACGCCCCGCTGGTCATCGCCACCACTCCGGCAGGTGCGACGGACGCGCTGACCGATGCCGTACCGGAGCGGCCCGGCACGCTCTTCGACGTGCTGTACCAGCCCTGGCCGACCGGACTCGCGGCAGCTTGGGCGGCCCGTAACGGCGCAGTCGTCGGAGGTCTCGACCTTCTGGTGCACCAGGCCGTCCTCCAGGTCGAGCAGATGACGGGACACTCACCCGCCCCGCTCGCGGCGATGCGGCAGGCCGGCGCAGAGGCACTGGCTGCACGCTGACCACGCGCATGTGAGGGTCCCGATCCGTCCGTCTGCTGGACCGGCGGCCGGTTCGGGTGCCCAAGCGTGGGAGGATCGAAGGCGGCGGGCCAGGGCCGCGCACCCGGTCGCGCCGTCGCAGTTTCAGGCGCGAGCATGAGGAGCACCGTTGAGCAGGTTGCGCTGGCTGACCGCAGGGGAGTCGCACGGCCCCGCACTGGTGGCGACGCTGGAGGGTCTTCCCGCCGGTGTCCCGATCACCACGGAGATGGTGGCGGACGCACTGGCCCGGCGGCGGCTCGGCTATGGCCGCGGCGCTCGCATGAAGTTCGAGAAGGACGAGGTCACCTTCCTCGGCGGGGTACGCCACGGGCTGACCATGGGCTCCCCGGTCGCCGTCATGGTGGGCAACACCGAATGGCCCAAGTGGGAGCAGGTCATGTCGGCCGACCCGGTCGACCCCGACGAACTGGCCGCGCTGGCCCGTAACGCACCGCTGACCCGCCCCCGCCCCGGCCACGCCGACCTCGCCGGCATGCAGAAGTACGGCTTCGACGAGGCGCGGCCGATCCTGGAGCGCGCCAGTGCCCGGGAGACCGCGGCCCGCGTCGCGCTCGGTGCCGTCGCGCGGTCGTACCTCAAGGAGACCGCCGGCATCGAGATCGTCAGCCACGTCGTCGAGCTGGCCGCGGCCAAGGCGCCCTACGGCGTCTACCCCACACCCGCGGACGTCGAGAGGCTGGACGCCGACCCGGTGCGCTGCCTGGACGCCGACGCGAGCAAGGAAATGGTCGCCGAGATCGACCAGGCCCACAAGGACGGCGACACCCTCGGCGGTGTGGTCGAGGTGCTGGCGTACGGAGTGCCGGTCGGCCTCGGCTCGCACGTGCACTGGGACCGCCGTCTCGACGCCCGGCTCGCCGCAGCCCTGATGGGCATCCAGGCCATCAAGGGGGTCGAGGTCGGCGACGGCTTCGACCTGGCCCGGGTCCCCGGCTCCAAGGCGCACGACGAGATCCTGGTCACCGAGGACGGCATCAAGCGGGCCTCCGGCCGCTCCGGCGGCACCGAGGGCGGTCTGACCACCGGCGAGCTGCTGCGGGTCCGCGCGGCCATGAAGCCCATCGCGACGGTTCCGCGCGCGCTCGCCACCGTCGACGTCGTCACCGGCGAACCCGCCAAGGCCCACCATCAGCGCTCCGATGTCTGTGCCGTGCCGGCCGCCGGCATCGTCGCCGAGGCGATGGTCGCCCTGGTCCTCGCCGACGCCGTCGCGGAGAAGTTCGGCGGCGACAGCGTCCCCGAGACCCACCGCAACGTCCAGTCGTACCTCGACCACCTCCAGATCCGATGAGCGGCCCGCTGATCGTCCTCGTCGGCCCGATGGGCGTCGGCAAGTCCACGGTCGGTGAACTGCTCGCCGACCGGCTCGGCACCACCTACCGGGACACCGACGCGGACGTCGTCGCCACGGCCGGCAAGCCGATCTCGGAGATCTTCTACGACGAGGGCGAGGAACACTTCCGCGAGCTGGAGCGACGGGCGGTGCAGACCGCCGTCGCCGAGCACACTGGTGTTCTCTCCCTCGGCGGCGGCGCCGTGCTCGACGAGACGACCCGTGCACTGCTCGCCGACCACCCCGTCGTGTATCTCTCGATGGACGTGGAGGAGGCCGTCAAACGGGTCGGCCTGAACACCGCCCGCCCGTTGCTCGCCGTCAACCCGCGCCGGCAGTGGCGCGAGCTGATGGACGCCCGCCGCCATCTGTACACCGAGGTGGCCCGGGCGACCGTCGCCACCGACGAGCGCACCCCCGAAGAGGTCGCCCAGGCGGTCCTCGACGCACTGGAACTGCCGGAGCGCACGGGCGACCCCGTCGCCCCCGGCGTGGAGAACACACGTATGACCGAGCAGGGCCCCACCCGTATCCAGATCGCCGGCGGCGCGGGCAGCGACCCGTACGAGGTGCTGGTCGGCCGGCAGCTCCTCGGCGAGCTGCCCACGCTCATCGGCGACCGTGCCAATCGGGTTGCCGTACTGCACCCCGAGGCGCTCGCCGAGACCGGTGAGGCGGTCCGTCAGGACCTCGCCGAGCAGGGCTACGAGGCCATCGCGATCCAGCTGCCGAACGCCGAGGAGGCCAAGACCGTCGAAGTCGCGGCGTACTGCTGGAAGGCGCTCGGGCAGACCGGCTTCACCCGTACCGATGTCATCGTCGGCGTCGGCGGCGGCGCCACCACCGATGTCGCCGGATTCGTCGCCGCGACCTGGCTGCGCGGCGTGCGCTGGATCGCCGTACCCACGACCGTGCTCGGCATGGTCGACGCGGCCGTCGGCGGCAAGACGGGCATCAACACCGCCGAGGGCAAGAACCTCGTCGGCGCCTTCCACCCGCCCGCCGGGGTCCTCTGCGACCTCGCCGCCCTGGACTCGCTGCCCGTTCACGACTACGTCAGCGGCATGGCCGAGATCATCAAGGCCGGCTTCATCGCCGACCCCGCGATCCTCGACCTCATCGAGGCGGACCCGGAAGGCGCCCGTACGCCCACCGGAGCGCACACCGCGGAGCTGATCGAACGCGCCATCCGGGTCAAGGCCGAGGTCGTCTCCAGCGACCTCAAGGAGTCCGGACTGCGCGAGATCCTCAACTACGGTCACACCCTGGCCCACGCCATCGAGAAGAACGAGCGCTACAAGTGGCGGCATGGCGCGGCCGTCTCGGTCGGCATGGTCTTCGCCGCCGAGCTGGGCCGGCTGGCCGGACGCCTCGACGACGCCACCGCCGACCGGCACCGTGCCGTCCTGGAGTCCGTCGGACTGCCGCTCACCTACCGCGGCGACCAGTGGCCCAAGCTGCTGGAGAACATGAAGGTCGACAAGAAGTCCCGCGGCGACCTGCTGCGCTTCATCGTCCTCGACGGCCTCGGCAAGCCCACCGTGCTGGAGGGCCCCGACCCGGCAGTGCTGCTGGCCGCCTACGGGGAGGTGTCGGCGTGACCCGCCGGGTCCTCGTCCTCAACGGGCCGAACCTCGGGCGCCTCGGCTCCCGCGAGCCCGATGTGTACGGCGCCACGTCGTACGCCGGACTCGTCGAGACCTGTCAGGCCCTCGGCAAGGAGCTCGGCTTCGATGTCGACGTCCGGGAGACCAACGACGAGGGCGAGCTGATCCGCTGGCTCCACGAGGCCGCGGACGGTTCAATTCCGGTCGTTCTCAACCCGGGGGCCTTCACCCACTACTCGTACGGAATGCGGGATGCGGCGGCCCAGCGCACCGCCCCGCTGATCGAGGTGCACATCTCGAACCCGTACGCACGGGAGGAATTCCGCCACAACTCCGTGGTCGCGCCGGTCGCCACGGGGACCGTGGCCGGATTCGGCATCGGCTCCTACCGCCTCGCTCTGCGCGCGCTCGCGGACGAGTTGACCGACTGACCAACCGGTGCCCCGGACGGCCGACCGGCCGACCGGGCACTGTGGACCGTTCCCGACCGTTCCCTCAGGGGCGGCCGGGGACGGTACGGTTGCCGTTCCACCAGCGCCAGTTGCCTGTACGAGACGGAGTGGCACCGGATGCAGCACGCAGTGGGGGCCCCGCTGCCGCCGCCCCAAGGCCCCGGAAGCGGACCTGTCGGCTGGACGCACCAGGCCCAGCACCTCGGACCGCCTGGGCCGCCGCCCACCACCCCTCCCACGCCCCAGGGCTGGCACGGACCCGCCCCGCAGCACGCCCCGGTGCCTGTCTCCAGGGAGACCACCGGGCACATCCAGTTGCCGCCCGGCGGGCCCGTCCCGCTGCCCGCGCCGCCCGCCGAGCCCGGCACCGGCAGCGCGACCCTCGCCGTTCTCCTGATCGGTCCCGCGGGCGCGGGCAAGACCACCGTGGCCAAGCTCTGGGCCAGCCGCCGCCGGGTTCCCACGGCTCACGTCAGCCTCGACGACGTCCGCGAATGGGTCTGCTCCGGCTTTGCCGACCCCCAGGCCGGGTGGAACGACCACTCCGAGGCCCAGTACCGTCTCGCCCGTCGCACCTGCGGCTTCGCCGCCCGTAACTTCCTCGCCAACGGGATCTCCTGCATCCTGGACGACGCCGTCTTCCCGGACCGGCCGGTCGTCGGCCTCGGCGGCTGGAAACGCCATGTCGGCCCCGGACTGCTGCCGGTCGTTCTGCTGCCCGGCCTGGAGATCGTGCTGGAGCGCAACGCCGCCCGCAGCGGGAACCGCCGCCTCTCGGACGAGGAGGTCGCCCGCATCCACGGCCGGATGGCCGGATGGTACGGCTCCGGACTGCCGATCATCGACAACTCGACGTACGACGTGGAGACCACCGCCCGCGTCCTGGACGACATACTCGCCCGCTCCATAGCAAGCCCCCCGGCCTGGTGAACCGCCATCGGGCGGGGTTCCCGGTCCTGTGACGGGACCGGCCGCGGCCCCCGGTCGGCTGCGCTGACCGAGCAGGCCCGAGCCACCACTCGTAGGCTCGTGACATGTCAGACGTGTACGCCGTCCGCCGCGGGCTGCTCCGCGACCGGTGCGCCGCCGTCGGATCCGCGGCCGCTCTGGTCTCCCGCCCCGCCAATGTCCGCTATCTCGCGGGCGGAGCGCCCCCGGGCGCCGTGTTGCTGCTCGGCCCCGGTGAGGACGTCCTGCTCTGCCCCCAGGCCCCGACCGGCGATCCCGCCGACGGGCGCACCGACGAGCAGCTGCGGGTGTCACTGATGCCGGCCACAGACGGCGATCCGGTGGTCGCGGCCGCCGGTCTGGCCACCTCCGTCGGTGCGGAGTCCCTGGCCGTCGAGGAACACCATCTGACGGTCTCCCGCCACCGGGCCATGAGCTCCATCGCCCCGCGGCTGCGGCTCGCCGATCTCGGCGCCACCGTCGAGCAGCTGCGGGTCGTCAAGGATGAGGAGGAGATCGCCTGTCTGCGGATCGCCGCCGAGATCACCGACCAGGCCCTGGGCGAACTCCTCGAATCCATCCTGGTGGGACGCACCGAACGGCATCTCGCCCTGGAGCTGGAGCGCCGCCTGGTGGACCACGGTGCCGACGGCCCCGCCTTCGCCACTTCCGTGGCCACCGGGCCGAACTCCGGCCAGGGCCGCCACCGCCCCTCGGACCGGCGGGTGGAGGAGGGGGATTTTCTCTCCGTCTGTCTGGGTGCGAACTATCGCGGCTACCGCTGTGAGATCGGCCGTACGTTCGTCATCGGGACCGCGCCCGCCGACTGGCAGATCGAGCTCTACGACCTGGTTTTCGCCGCTCAGCGGGCCGGGCGCGAGGCTCTCGTGCCGGGGGCCGCCTACCGCGATGTGGACCGTGCGGCCCGCTATCTCCTGGACTCCGCGGGCCACGGCGGGGGCCTCGCACCATGGACCGGGCACGGGGTGGGGCTCGAAATCGACGAGGACCCGCAGCTGGCACCTGCAGCCATGGGTAAACTGGACGCTTGTGTGCCGGTCACCGTCGAACCGGGGGTCCACCTCCCGGGCCGGGGCGGGGTCCGGATCGATGACACGCTCGTCGTGCGCCCCGAGGCGGACGGCGGACCCGAGCTACTCACCATTACGACCAAGGAGCTGCTCGCGCTCTAGCGCGCATCCTCGGTCGTTCCACCAGCTTCAGTCCAGGAGATTCCGCAACCGTGGCTTCCACGAACGACCTCAAGAACGGCCTGGTGCTCAAGCTCGACGGAGGCCAGCTCTGGTCCGTCGTCGAGTTCCAGCACG
This region includes:
- the mltG gene encoding endolytic transglycosylase MltG → MTEYGRGPGSEPWHPEDPLYGDQGWGGQQPAHGQNQYGGQEQPYPQDPYAQQQPQGPYVQQQSQDPYAQQQSQDPYAQQHSQDPYVQQQSQDPYAQQQSQDPYAPQHYQQPAYGAPQDPYTQQQQPQPQQPQYDNGGWDTGQQPAAAPYGAQQADPYGGRQAGYGETQDYYSTPEAYPPPQPPGRREAVAEQAPTKSPDWDPEVQPEETHPFFTGADDRDDNDGEYDDDPRESRRGGRGGNERRGKGKKKSRSGVACLVVSVVLVGGLGGLGYVGYSYWQDKFGAAPDYTGTGTGEVEVEIEKGAFGSDIGNILKQKGVVKSVDAFVAAQNENPKGKSIQAGVYLLHEKMSAAEAVKMMVDPKSQNLLVIPEGYRNVTIYGMVDKKLGLKKGTTKGIATSKASGLGLPDWASTNKDIKDPLEGFLYPAAYPVTKETKPETILKKMVSRANEEYDKLDLEGTAKKYKLDGPWQVLTVASLVQAEGLTHDDFRKMAEVAYNRLKPTNTVTNRKLQFDSAFNYLKNQSKIKIGSSEILSNPDPYNTYYHEGLPPGPISNPGDEALRATLNPTGDGWMFFISLDGKKTEFTKTAVEHEKLNKKFRKQHGLD
- a CDS encoding shikimate dehydrogenase; this encodes MASTDGRRRAAVLGSPIAHSLSPVLHRAAYAELGLSHWSYDRFEVDEAGLPGFIEELDASWAGLSLTMPLKRAIIPLLDSISETASSVEAVNTVVFTDDGRRTGDNTDIPGMIAALRERGVEKTDSAAVLGAGATASSALASLSEICTGPVTAYVRSRERGQEMRGWGERLGVDVRISDWAEAEQALHAPLVIATTPAGATDALTDAVPERPGTLFDVLYQPWPTGLAAAWAARNGAVVGGLDLLVHQAVLQVEQMTGHSPAPLAAMRQAGAEALAAR
- the aroC gene encoding chorismate synthase gives rise to the protein MSRLRWLTAGESHGPALVATLEGLPAGVPITTEMVADALARRRLGYGRGARMKFEKDEVTFLGGVRHGLTMGSPVAVMVGNTEWPKWEQVMSADPVDPDELAALARNAPLTRPRPGHADLAGMQKYGFDEARPILERASARETAARVALGAVARSYLKETAGIEIVSHVVELAAAKAPYGVYPTPADVERLDADPVRCLDADASKEMVAEIDQAHKDGDTLGGVVEVLAYGVPVGLGSHVHWDRRLDARLAAALMGIQAIKGVEVGDGFDLARVPGSKAHDEILVTEDGIKRASGRSGGTEGGLTTGELLRVRAAMKPIATVPRALATVDVVTGEPAKAHHQRSDVCAVPAAGIVAEAMVALVLADAVAEKFGGDSVPETHRNVQSYLDHLQIR
- the aroB gene encoding 3-dehydroquinate synthase translates to MSGPLIVLVGPMGVGKSTVGELLADRLGTTYRDTDADVVATAGKPISEIFYDEGEEHFRELERRAVQTAVAEHTGVLSLGGGAVLDETTRALLADHPVVYLSMDVEEAVKRVGLNTARPLLAVNPRRQWRELMDARRHLYTEVARATVATDERTPEEVAQAVLDALELPERTGDPVAPGVENTRMTEQGPTRIQIAGGAGSDPYEVLVGRQLLGELPTLIGDRANRVAVLHPEALAETGEAVRQDLAEQGYEAIAIQLPNAEEAKTVEVAAYCWKALGQTGFTRTDVIVGVGGGATTDVAGFVAATWLRGVRWIAVPTTVLGMVDAAVGGKTGINTAEGKNLVGAFHPPAGVLCDLAALDSLPVHDYVSGMAEIIKAGFIADPAILDLIEADPEGARTPTGAHTAELIERAIRVKAEVVSSDLKESGLREILNYGHTLAHAIEKNERYKWRHGAAVSVGMVFAAELGRLAGRLDDATADRHRAVLESVGLPLTYRGDQWPKLLENMKVDKKSRGDLLRFIVLDGLGKPTVLEGPDPAVLLAAYGEVSA
- the aroQ gene encoding type II 3-dehydroquinate dehydratase codes for the protein MTRRVLVLNGPNLGRLGSREPDVYGATSYAGLVETCQALGKELGFDVDVRETNDEGELIRWLHEAADGSIPVVLNPGAFTHYSYGMRDAAAQRTAPLIEVHISNPYAREEFRHNSVVAPVATGTVAGFGIGSYRLALRALADELTD
- a CDS encoding Pro-rich N-terminal domain-containing protein; translated protein: MQHAVGAPLPPPQGPGSGPVGWTHQAQHLGPPGPPPTTPPTPQGWHGPAPQHAPVPVSRETTGHIQLPPGGPVPLPAPPAEPGTGSATLAVLLIGPAGAGKTTVAKLWASRRRVPTAHVSLDDVREWVCSGFADPQAGWNDHSEAQYRLARRTCGFAARNFLANGISCILDDAVFPDRPVVGLGGWKRHVGPGLLPVVLLPGLEIVLERNAARSGNRRLSDEEVARIHGRMAGWYGSGLPIIDNSTYDVETTARVLDDILARSIASPPAW
- a CDS encoding aminopeptidase P family protein yields the protein MSDVYAVRRGLLRDRCAAVGSAAALVSRPANVRYLAGGAPPGAVLLLGPGEDVLLCPQAPTGDPADGRTDEQLRVSLMPATDGDPVVAAAGLATSVGAESLAVEEHHLTVSRHRAMSSIAPRLRLADLGATVEQLRVVKDEEEIACLRIAAEITDQALGELLESILVGRTERHLALELERRLVDHGADGPAFATSVATGPNSGQGRHRPSDRRVEEGDFLSVCLGANYRGYRCEIGRTFVIGTAPADWQIELYDLVFAAQRAGREALVPGAAYRDVDRAARYLLDSAGHGGGLAPWTGHGVGLEIDEDPQLAPAAMGKLDACVPVTVEPGVHLPGRGGVRIDDTLVVRPEADGGPELLTITTKELLAL